One window of the Azospirillum sp. TSH100 genome contains the following:
- a CDS encoding TRAP transporter small permease: MGRFIDGYVFVLKVAIVACLAGMLVLVFGNVVLRYGFNSGITVSEELSRLLFVWMTFMGAVVALHKHGHLGMDTMVALLPRTGRLVCFCASHVLMIYATGLLLGGSWDQTLINLSVTAPATGLSMGFFYGSGVVFGVLALVILAFNLVRALSGRLNDSELISVTESEESADVGHSPTGRHA, encoded by the coding sequence ATGGGCCGCTTCATCGACGGATATGTCTTCGTTCTGAAGGTCGCGATCGTGGCCTGTCTGGCCGGCATGCTGGTGCTGGTGTTCGGCAACGTGGTGCTGCGCTACGGCTTCAACAGCGGCATCACGGTGTCGGAGGAGCTGTCGCGGCTCCTCTTCGTCTGGATGACCTTCATGGGAGCGGTGGTGGCGCTGCACAAGCACGGCCATCTCGGCATGGACACCATGGTCGCCCTGCTGCCCAGGACGGGGCGGCTGGTCTGCTTCTGCGCCAGCCATGTGCTGATGATCTACGCGACCGGGCTGCTGCTCGGCGGCAGTTGGGACCAGACCCTGATCAACCTGTCGGTGACGGCGCCGGCCACCGGCCTGTCGATGGGGTTCTTCTATGGCTCCGGCGTGGTGTTCGGTGTCCTGGCCCTGGTGATCCTGGCCTTCAACCTCGTCCGCGCGCTGAGCGGCCGCCTGAATGACAGCGAGCTGATCTCGGTGACGGAGTCCGAGGAGTCGGCCGACGTCGGGCATTCCCCCACCGGCCGGCACGCCTGA
- a CDS encoding substrate-binding domain-containing protein: MSEPKPGRPPRAVDVAAAAEVSTATVSRAFNNPEKVAPAIRERVLATAKAMGWMPHAAGSALARRRTSIVGAVIPTLDNEVFAAQVGAMQTAFAERGITLLLSCFNYDQDQAVHDVQAMLARGVEALAIVGEAHRPELFAGIRARHIPYVVTYSHRPGSPHSCIGFDNRQAFDTIARHLLNLGHETIGVIIQPTAGNDRVAARLDGVRAALAEHGLAVRPQHLCEGEWSIDFGRQSVRAMLATDPVPTAVVCGNDYLAIGALLEARAMGLSVPRDLSITGFDDIAISRQLDPPLTTMHIDNHEMGRRAANYLLACLEGGQPAAVPPLMPTLIRRGTTAAPRL, translated from the coding sequence ATGTCGGAGCCGAAGCCTGGACGCCCGCCTCGCGCGGTGGACGTCGCTGCGGCGGCGGAGGTGTCGACCGCGACCGTTTCGCGCGCCTTCAACAATCCGGAAAAGGTCGCCCCGGCGATCCGTGAACGCGTCCTGGCGACCGCCAAGGCGATGGGTTGGATGCCGCACGCTGCGGGCAGCGCGCTGGCACGCCGCCGCACCTCCATCGTCGGCGCGGTGATCCCCACCCTCGACAACGAGGTGTTCGCCGCCCAGGTCGGAGCGATGCAAACGGCCTTCGCCGAACGCGGCATCACGCTGCTGCTGAGCTGCTTCAATTACGACCAGGATCAGGCAGTCCACGACGTGCAGGCGATGCTGGCCAGGGGAGTGGAAGCGCTGGCGATCGTCGGCGAGGCTCACCGGCCGGAACTGTTCGCCGGCATCCGGGCGCGACACATCCCCTATGTCGTCACCTACAGCCACCGGCCGGGCAGCCCGCATTCCTGCATCGGCTTCGACAATCGGCAGGCCTTCGACACCATTGCCCGCCACCTGCTCAACCTCGGTCACGAAACGATCGGGGTCATCATCCAGCCGACAGCCGGCAACGACCGCGTCGCCGCGCGCCTGGACGGCGTACGCGCAGCGCTGGCCGAGCACGGCCTCGCCGTCCGCCCGCAACATCTGTGCGAAGGGGAATGGAGCATCGATTTCGGACGCCAGAGCGTGCGCGCCATGCTGGCGACCGATCCGGTGCCGACGGCGGTGGTCTGCGGCAACGACTACCTCGCCATCGGCGCCCTGCTGGAGGCGCGTGCGATGGGGCTGTCGGTGCCACGCGACCTCAGCATCACAGGCTTCGATGACATCGCCATCAGCCGCCAGCTCGATCCGCCGCTGACCACCATGCACATCGACAATCACGAGATGGGTCGGCGGGCCGCCAACTATCTGCTCGCCTGCCTGGAAGGAGGCCAGCCGGCCGCCGTACCACCGCTGATGCCGACATTGATCCGCCGGGGAACAACTGCGGCCCCACGCCTTTAA
- a CDS encoding LysR substrate-binding domain-containing protein — MQRRVSIKALQAFEAAARLQSFATAAQDLGLTPSAISHQVKLLEEQLGFPLFHRVHRSVTLTDAGRAYATEIIAAFARIDTATRNATTAGAGTTILTVRSMPSFATQWLMPRLSRVKELHPAIDIRLQASVSPIDLTTGAVDIDIRYNPGPPPSGCVMAQFPEDTIVPMCAPELASGLNPIRRPQDLRHHILIHSEINIVGWRDWARRHRGVQLDMERGLRFDRSFMAINAAVNGMGVCLDSLLLARRELESGKLVIPFPSRPLKAQGHGFVTLKSSFDLPKVRLFRDWLFGELEACRQWEEHYLATLQAAAPR, encoded by the coding sequence ATGCAAAGACGGGTTTCGATCAAGGCGCTTCAGGCTTTCGAGGCTGCGGCGAGGCTGCAATCCTTCGCCACCGCAGCGCAGGATCTCGGTCTGACGCCCTCGGCGATCAGCCATCAGGTGAAGCTTCTGGAGGAACAGCTGGGCTTTCCGCTCTTCCATCGCGTGCACCGGTCGGTGACGCTGACCGACGCCGGGCGGGCCTATGCCACGGAGATCATCGCCGCCTTCGCCCGCATCGACACCGCCACCCGCAACGCCACCACCGCCGGTGCCGGCACCACGATCCTGACGGTCCGCTCGATGCCGAGCTTTGCCACGCAATGGCTGATGCCCCGGTTGAGCCGGGTGAAGGAACTGCACCCTGCCATCGATATCCGGTTGCAGGCTTCGGTGTCACCCATCGACCTGACGACTGGGGCGGTCGACATCGACATCCGCTACAACCCCGGACCGCCGCCGTCGGGCTGCGTGATGGCGCAGTTCCCGGAGGATACCATCGTGCCGATGTGTGCTCCGGAGCTGGCCAGCGGCCTGAACCCGATCCGCAGGCCGCAGGATCTGAGGCATCACATCCTGATCCATTCGGAAATCAACATCGTCGGCTGGCGTGACTGGGCGCGCCGGCATCGCGGCGTGCAGCTTGATATGGAACGCGGTCTGCGCTTCGACCGCTCCTTCATGGCGATCAACGCCGCGGTGAATGGCATGGGGGTTTGCCTGGACAGCCTGCTGCTCGCCCGGCGCGAACTGGAATCGGGCAAGCTGGTGATCCCGTTCCCGTCCCGGCCGCTCAAGGCGCAGGGCCATGGCTTCGTGACCTTGAAGTCGTCCTTCGACCTGCCGAAGGTCCGGCTTTTCCGGGACTGGCTGTTCGGCGAACTGGAAGCCTGCCGCCAGTGGGAGGAGCATTACCTCGCCACCCTTCAGGCGGCGGCGCCGCGTTAA
- a CDS encoding dihydrodipicolinate synthase family protein, whose product MAQRIDGIIPVMLTPFTDAGEIDYPGLARLIEWYLANGADALFAVCQSSEMQFLSLAERVDLAKFVVATVAGRVPVVVSGHISDDLDTQVEELTAMAATGGDALVLVTNHLDPKNEGTDAFRRHLSHLLERLPSGIPLGLYECPAPYRRLLSDEELRLCIDSGRFVLLKDVSCDLPTVERRLKIAEGSGLAIINANAAIARDAMRAGSPGFTGVFTNIHPDLYRWMRLSGDRHPELADELATFLVVAAVSESLGYPAFAKMYHQRLGTFGSIRCRVIQYDVRERFWALDAVLDKVVAGTDAFRAKIAALPAE is encoded by the coding sequence ATGGCGCAGCGCATTGACGGCATCATTCCGGTGATGCTGACCCCCTTCACCGATGCCGGCGAGATCGATTATCCGGGGCTGGCCCGCCTGATCGAGTGGTATCTGGCCAACGGCGCCGACGCCCTGTTCGCCGTCTGCCAGTCGAGCGAGATGCAGTTCCTGTCGCTGGCCGAACGGGTGGATCTGGCGAAATTCGTCGTCGCCACCGTCGCCGGCCGGGTGCCGGTGGTGGTGTCGGGCCACATCAGTGACGACCTCGACACCCAGGTCGAGGAATTGACGGCGATGGCCGCCACCGGCGGCGACGCGCTGGTTCTGGTGACCAACCACCTAGACCCGAAGAACGAGGGAACGGATGCGTTCCGCCGCCACCTGTCCCATCTGCTGGAGCGTCTGCCGAGCGGCATCCCGCTGGGCCTCTACGAATGCCCGGCGCCCTACCGCCGGCTGCTGAGCGACGAGGAACTGCGGCTGTGCATCGACAGTGGCCGCTTCGTCCTGCTGAAGGATGTCAGCTGCGATCTGCCGACGGTCGAGCGCCGGCTGAAGATCGCCGAGGGCTCCGGCCTTGCCATCATCAACGCCAACGCGGCCATCGCGCGCGACGCCATGCGGGCGGGGTCGCCGGGCTTCACCGGTGTCTTCACCAACATCCATCCCGATCTCTACCGCTGGATGCGGCTGTCGGGCGACCGCCATCCCGAGCTGGCCGACGAGCTGGCGACCTTCCTGGTGGTGGCGGCGGTGTCGGAAAGCCTGGGCTATCCGGCCTTCGCCAAGATGTACCACCAGCGCCTCGGCACCTTCGGGTCGATCCGCTGCCGGGTGATCCAGTACGACGTGCGTGAACGCTTCTGGGCGCTCGACGCGGTGCTCGACAAGGTGGTCGCCGGCACCGACGCCTTCCGCGCCAAGATCGCGGCCCTGCCGGCCGAGTGA
- a CDS encoding TRAP transporter substrate-binding protein, with the protein MRNGLQAVLASAVTAGMLLFGGVGNAAEIGAHTMKLASAGADGSPLALGMAKFAEIVKEKSGGKIKVQLFTNGVLGGDVQMISALQGGIVEMTVLNAGLLSSLDDNFVMVDLPFQFESPKVADAVMDGPVGRTLLDKLSAKGLVGLGYWELGFRQLTNSRRPIATVEDIAGLKIRVVQSPIYIDLFNTLGANAVPLPFPEVYTALESKTVDGQENPAPSILTAKLNEVQKYLTLSNHMYNPQAVLVGAKFWAKLNEDERKLIQDATLEARDYERRVSREQASKAVEELKAKGMTVTELAPAEIEKFRAKIRPVVEKFSQKVDPALMAQAQAEIVKARAAQ; encoded by the coding sequence ATGCGCAACGGTCTTCAGGCAGTTCTGGCGAGCGCCGTCACGGCGGGCATGCTGCTGTTCGGCGGCGTGGGCAATGCGGCGGAGATCGGCGCGCACACCATGAAGCTGGCCAGCGCGGGAGCCGACGGGTCGCCGCTGGCGCTGGGCATGGCGAAGTTCGCCGAGATCGTGAAGGAGAAGAGCGGCGGCAAGATCAAGGTCCAGCTCTTCACCAACGGTGTGCTGGGCGGCGACGTGCAGATGATCTCGGCGTTGCAGGGCGGCATCGTCGAGATGACGGTGCTGAATGCCGGCCTGCTGTCCAGCCTGGACGACAATTTCGTGATGGTCGACCTGCCGTTCCAGTTCGAATCGCCCAAGGTGGCCGATGCGGTGATGGACGGGCCGGTGGGCAGGACCCTGCTGGACAAACTGTCGGCCAAGGGACTGGTCGGCCTCGGCTATTGGGAGCTGGGCTTCCGCCAGCTGACCAACAGCCGCCGTCCGATCGCCACGGTCGAGGACATCGCCGGCCTGAAGATCCGCGTCGTGCAGTCGCCGATCTATATCGACCTGTTCAACACGCTGGGCGCCAACGCGGTGCCGCTCCCCTTCCCGGAGGTCTACACCGCGCTGGAAAGCAAGACGGTCGACGGCCAGGAAAACCCGGCTCCCAGCATCCTGACCGCCAAGCTGAACGAGGTGCAGAAGTACCTGACGCTCAGCAACCACATGTACAATCCGCAGGCCGTGCTGGTCGGCGCCAAGTTCTGGGCCAAGCTGAACGAGGACGAGCGCAAGCTGATCCAGGACGCCACGCTGGAGGCCCGCGACTATGAGCGCCGCGTCTCGCGCGAGCAGGCGAGCAAGGCGGTCGAGGAGCTGAAGGCGAAGGGCATGACCGTCACCGAACTGGCCCCGGCGGAGATCGAGAAGTTCCGCGCCAAGATCCGTCCGGTGGTGGAGAAGTTCTCGCAGAAGGTCGACCCCGCCCTGATGGCGCAGGCGCAGGCCGAAATCGTCAAGGCGCGTGCCGCCCAGTGA
- a CDS encoding SDR family NAD(P)-dependent oxidoreductase: MLLSNKVCVITGAASRRGIGRATAKLFALHGGRAIILDLDGAQAAEAAAELGEAHRGFACDVTDRDACFAVAKSVVEEFGRIDVLVNNAGITQPLKFMDIGPKNYEAVTDVSLRGTLYMSQAVVPHMRERKSGSIVCISSVSAQRGGGIFGGPHYSAAKAGVLGLAKAMARELGPDNVRVNSVTPGLIQTDITGDKLTPELRAEILKGIPLNRLGDADDVARSCLFLASELSSYVTGATLDVNGGMLIH, from the coding sequence ATGCTGCTGTCCAACAAGGTCTGCGTGATCACCGGAGCGGCGTCACGCCGCGGCATCGGCCGGGCGACCGCCAAGCTCTTCGCGCTGCATGGCGGGCGCGCGATCATCCTGGACCTCGACGGCGCCCAGGCCGCCGAAGCCGCCGCCGAGCTGGGCGAGGCCCACCGCGGTTTCGCCTGCGACGTGACCGACCGCGACGCCTGCTTCGCCGTCGCCAAGAGCGTGGTCGAGGAGTTCGGCCGCATCGACGTGCTGGTCAACAACGCCGGCATCACCCAGCCGCTGAAGTTCATGGACATCGGCCCCAAGAATTACGAGGCGGTGACCGACGTCAGCCTGCGCGGCACGCTCTACATGAGCCAGGCGGTCGTCCCCCACATGCGCGAGCGCAAGTCCGGCTCCATCGTCTGCATCTCGTCGGTATCGGCGCAGCGTGGCGGCGGCATCTTCGGCGGCCCGCATTACAGCGCGGCCAAGGCCGGCGTGCTGGGCCTCGCCAAGGCGATGGCGCGTGAACTGGGACCGGACAATGTCCGTGTCAACTCGGTCACGCCCGGCCTGATCCAGACCGACATCACCGGCGACAAGCTGACCCCGGAACTGCGGGCTGAAATCCTGAAGGGCATTCCGCTGAACCGCCTGGGCGACGCCGACGATGTGGCGCGCTCCTGCCTGTTCCTGGCGTCCGAACTGTCCTCCTACGTCACCGGCGCCACGCTCGACGTCAACGGCGGCATGCTGATCCACTGA